The Lycium barbarum isolate Lr01 chromosome 10, ASM1917538v2, whole genome shotgun sequence genome includes a region encoding these proteins:
- the LOC132615827 gene encoding protein ASPARTIC PROTEASE IN GUARD CELL 2-like, whose product MFVPLQKTLVLLIVLIFSTTTNATSSETKNSTHEIFNVKETIAQYLDTKTQTPYEEQEDFHHVDDENVEEQGNWKLKLIHRDKLHFSSFTYNTSKVFEGRMERDLRRVSSLIKRISGSDVYGVNEFGSDIVSGMDQGSGEYFVRIGVGSPARNQYVVLDSGSDIVWVQCQPCTKCYSQSDPVFDPSLSVSFTGVPCGSSVCDRVENSGCHAGRCKYEVMYGDGSYTKGTMAIETLTFGHTMVRNVAIGCGHSNSGMFTAAAGLLGLGGGSMSLVGQLGGQTGGAFSYCLVSRGTGSNGSLEFGRGVLPVGAAWVPLIRNPLTPSFYYIGLSGLGIGGVRVPISEDVFKITELGDGGVVMDTGTAVTRLPSEAYVAFRDAFVAETASLPRAPAVSIFDTCYDLDGFVMVRVPTVSFFLSGGQIFTLPARNFLIPVNDKGTFCFAFAPSPSGLSIIGNIQQEGIQISFDGANGFVGFGPNIC is encoded by the coding sequence ATGTTTGTCCCTTTACAAAAAACACTAGTGTTGCTAATTGTGCTCATTTTCTCTACTACCACAAATGCAACTTCAAGTGAAACCAAGAACTCAACTCATGAAATCTTCAATGTGAAAGAAACCATTGCCCAATATTTAGATACAAAAACCCAAACCCCATATGAAGAACAAGAAGACTTTCATCATGTTGATGAtgaaaatgtagaagaacaaggaaaCTGGAAGCTCAAGCTCATTCATAGAGACAAACTACACTTTTCCAGTTTCACTTATAATACTAGCAAAGTCTTTGAGGGTCGAATGGAAAGAGATTTGAGAAGGGTGTCTAGTCTCATTAAAAGAATAAGTGGTAGTGACGTGTACGGGGTCAATGAATTCGGGTCGGATATAGTTTCGGGTATGGACCAAGGAAGTGGAGAATATTTTGTTAGGATTGGTGTAGGTAGTCCAGCTAGGAACCAATATGTGGTCCTTGATTCTGGTAGTGATATTGTTTGGGTACAATGCCAGCCTTGTACAAAGTGTTATAGCCAATCCGACCCGGTATTCGACCCGTCTCTTTCCGTGTCGTTTACCGGGGTGCCTTGCGGGTCGTCGGTTTGTGACCGGGTAGAGAATTCGGGTTGTCATGCGGGTCGGTGCAAGTATGAAGTCATGTATGGTGATGGTTCATATACTAAAGGTACAATGGCTATTGAGACTTTAACATTTGGCCACACTATGGTTAGAAATGTGGCTATTGGGTGTGGACACAGTAATAGTGGCATGTTTACTGCAGCTGCTGGCTTATTGGGCCTTGGTGGTGGGTCCATGTCACTTGTGGGCCAACTTGGTGGGCAAACGGGTGGGGCATTTAGTTATTGTTTGGTGAGCCGGGGCACCGGGTCGAATGGGTCGCTCGAGTTCGGTCGCGGGGTATTACCCGTGGGTGCGGCATGGGTCCCGCTTATTCGAAATCCACTGACCCCGAGTTTTTACTATATCGGGTTATCGGGTCTTGGAATAGGAGGTGTTCGAGTACCGATATCGGAAGACGTGTTTAAGATAACCGAGCTCGGAGACGGTGGAGTGGTTATGGATACAGGGACGGCCGTGACACGATTGCCCTCTGAGGCGTACGTGGCATTTCGTGATGCGTTTGTAGCCGAAACCGCGAGCCTTCCTCGGGCACCAGCCGTCTCGATATTCGACACGTGTTATGACCTAGACGGGTTCGTGATGGTTCGGGTACCAACCGTTTCGTTCTTCCTTTCGGGTGGTCAAATTTTTACCCTTCCAGCTAGGAACTTTCTAATTCCAGTGAATGACAAGGGTACATTCTGTTTTGCATTTGCTCCATCACCATCAGGGCTTTCTATAATAGGAAATATCCAACAAGAAGGCATCCAAATTTCTTTTGATGGAGCAAATGGTTTTGTGGGATTTGGTCCCAATATTTGCTAG